A window from Hymenobacter volaticus encodes these proteins:
- a CDS encoding LolA family protein has translation MKKFFALFALSVSLCSTATAQQDPKAGKILDQMSAKYQAMKAYKASFTQTLENDAAKVKENMSGDITVSGQKFRLKMSGQEVINDGKTMYTYMKAENEVNISDYESDEQEISPAQIYSLYKKGYKYSYVQEAKEGGEVVDIIELAPEDRSNPVFKVRMKVSKVDKSVRSWQMFKKNGNRYTVKINKFTPNVPVDATTFAFDKTKYKGVKVIDLR, from the coding sequence ATGAAAAAATTCTTCGCCCTGTTTGCTCTTTCGGTTTCGCTATGCTCAACCGCTACGGCGCAGCAGGACCCCAAAGCTGGTAAGATTCTGGACCAGATGAGTGCCAAGTATCAGGCTATGAAAGCTTACAAAGCCTCTTTCACTCAAACGCTGGAAAACGACGCGGCTAAAGTAAAAGAGAACATGAGCGGCGACATTACCGTGAGCGGCCAGAAGTTCCGGTTGAAGATGAGTGGCCAAGAAGTTATCAACGACGGCAAAACCATGTATACCTACATGAAAGCCGAGAACGAGGTTAACATCTCTGATTATGAGTCGGATGAGCAGGAAATTTCACCCGCTCAGATCTATTCGCTCTACAAGAAAGGCTATAAGTATTCGTACGTACAGGAGGCTAAAGAAGGCGGCGAGGTAGTGGACATCATCGAACTCGCCCCAGAAGACCGGAGCAACCCTGTGTTTAAGGTTCGTATGAAAGTGAGCAAGGTTGACAAGTCGGTAAGAAGCTGGCAGATGTTCAAAAAGAACGGCAACCGCTACACCGTCAAAATCAACAAGTTCACGCCTAATGTGCCTGTAGACGCTACCACGTTTGCCTTCGACAAGACTAAGTACAAAGGCGTGAAAGTTATTGACCTGCGTTAG
- a CDS encoding DUF2851 family protein — protein MQEDFLHYVWQHQYFDKIDLRTTDGQLVTVLKPGYRNADAGPDFLTARLQLDDVEWNGAVEIHLKASDWHRHQHQTDPKYDQVVLHVVLEADQPVQRLDGSIVPALALASRIAPDLLRAYHNLLEEPTSALPCAPQLQMVPEITRTSMVERALLERVELKASVVSDLHQRLTNDWEATAYHTLATAFGFQKNSEPLARLAKALPLAVIRRHRHDLLQLEALVFGQAGFLEEAGASVEDEYTAALRREFNFLRHKYSLHGTALAAHEWNFLRLRPANFPTVRLAQLAAVLHVRPALFDAMLTAADLPTLTKFFQVPTSTYWREHYRPGVAGKVPGFGKSSIHLLITNVVVPLRVAYARHTGQAELVESAVALLSLLPAEHNHITDDYAALGFQHRSSADSQGLLALHRAYCTPRRCLHCAVGSRIMQRNLVTR, from the coding sequence ATGCAAGAAGATTTTCTCCATTACGTTTGGCAACACCAATACTTCGATAAAATAGATCTACGCACTACCGACGGTCAACTCGTCACCGTTTTAAAACCCGGATACCGCAACGCCGATGCTGGCCCTGATTTCCTTACTGCTCGCCTGCAACTTGACGATGTAGAATGGAACGGGGCCGTTGAAATCCATCTGAAAGCCTCAGATTGGCACCGCCACCAGCACCAAACCGACCCTAAATACGATCAAGTAGTGTTGCACGTAGTCCTTGAAGCCGACCAGCCGGTACAACGTCTCGATGGCAGTATAGTGCCCGCCTTGGCTTTGGCATCGCGCATTGCACCTGATTTACTGCGAGCTTATCACAATTTGCTGGAGGAGCCGACATCCGCTTTGCCTTGCGCTCCGCAACTACAAATGGTGCCCGAAATCACCCGCACTAGCATGGTAGAACGAGCCTTGCTGGAGCGAGTAGAGCTCAAAGCCTCGGTAGTGTCCGATTTGCATCAGCGCCTCACCAATGATTGGGAGGCTACTGCTTACCATACGCTGGCTACTGCCTTTGGCTTTCAAAAAAACAGTGAGCCACTGGCGCGGCTTGCCAAGGCATTGCCGCTGGCCGTCATACGCCGCCACCGTCATGATCTTCTGCAATTGGAAGCACTGGTATTTGGGCAAGCGGGGTTCCTAGAGGAAGCCGGGGCATCCGTAGAGGATGAGTACACAGCCGCTTTGCGTCGGGAGTTCAATTTTTTACGTCACAAATACAGCTTGCACGGCACTGCTTTGGCCGCGCACGAGTGGAACTTTTTGCGGCTGCGCCCCGCAAATTTCCCGACGGTCCGTTTAGCTCAATTAGCAGCCGTGCTACACGTCCGTCCGGCTTTGTTTGATGCTATGCTAACTGCTGCTGATTTGCCTACGCTTACAAAATTCTTTCAGGTACCAACCTCTACGTATTGGCGTGAGCATTACCGTCCGGGCGTAGCAGGCAAAGTGCCAGGATTCGGCAAAAGCAGCATTCATTTGCTGATTACTAATGTGGTGGTGCCACTACGGGTAGCGTATGCCCGCCACACAGGCCAAGCGGAGCTAGTGGAAAGTGCAGTAGCATTGCTTAGCTTGCTGCCTGCTGAGCACAATCATATCACCGATGATTATGCGGCCTTAGGTTTCCAGCACCGCAGTTCGGCCGATTCGCAAGGGCTACTGGCGCTGCACCGGGCTTATTGTACTCCTCGCCGGTGCCTGCACTGCGCAGTCGGTAGCCGAATCATGCAACGTAACCTAGTTACCCGTTGA
- a CDS encoding NeuD/PglB/VioB family sugar acetyltransferase, producing the protein MENPVIILGAQTVGIAALDAFLSNDVVVYCLLDDDTKLQNTEVFDVPVMGNTDDKELLKLLGKKCEVFVATEDTASRRSLTAMLHDEYEVVPVNAIHQRASVSPHAWLGHGNQVGANAVVAGTAKIGNGCLIGANAVVDAKAELGDYSQLSAGAILNAGVVVGEQVFIGAGVVVVAGVKIGNKARVGAGSVVVADIPANQTVFGNPAVKV; encoded by the coding sequence ATGGAAAACCCCGTTATCATTCTTGGAGCCCAAACTGTGGGTATTGCTGCCCTCGACGCTTTTCTTTCCAACGACGTCGTGGTATACTGCCTTCTCGACGACGACACCAAGCTCCAGAATACCGAAGTATTCGACGTGCCCGTGATGGGCAACACCGACGATAAGGAATTGCTCAAGCTGTTGGGCAAGAAGTGCGAAGTTTTTGTGGCTACCGAGGACACGGCTAGTCGGCGCAGCCTTACCGCAATGCTCCACGACGAGTACGAAGTGGTGCCCGTTAACGCTATTCACCAGCGCGCTAGCGTATCGCCGCACGCATGGCTAGGTCACGGTAACCAAGTGGGGGCCAATGCCGTGGTAGCCGGTACTGCCAAGATTGGCAATGGTTGCCTGATTGGAGCCAATGCCGTAGTCGATGCCAAAGCCGAGTTAGGCGACTATTCGCAGCTCAGCGCGGGCGCTATTCTCAATGCTGGCGTGGTGGTCGGCGAGCAGGTCTTTATCGGTGCTGGCGTGGTGGTCGTGGCCGGCGTCAAAATTGGCAATAAGGCCCGCGTGGGGGCTGGCTCCGTGGTAGTAGCTGATATACCAGCTAACCAAACGGTATTTGGCAATCCGGCTGTTAAGGTTTAG
- the trhO gene encoding oxygen-dependent tRNA uridine(34) hydroxylase TrhO, whose product MDYRVLLYYCYTPIEDVEAFREEHHRLCLRLNLRGRIIVAPEGLNGTVSGLVADCDEYMRLVKADLRFDALEFKVEEAEAHTFQKLHVRVKPEIVHVGLPHIKPYERTGVHLSPEEFRDMKDQDDVVILDVRSDYEYELGRFKNAVTLDIENFREFPDRLERLEQYKDKKILTYCTGGIKCEKASAYLLEQGFENVYQLHGGIIKYGLEAGGEDFEGKCYVFDGRVAVDVNHVNPTIISQCHHCHTPSDRMVNCANPHCNAHVPLCEACGAQLQGACSPACQEHPDKRPYDGTGTYPKISNHYRPEQGLISYRAPAR is encoded by the coding sequence ATGGATTACCGCGTTTTACTTTATTACTGCTACACGCCTATTGAAGATGTCGAGGCGTTCCGGGAAGAGCATCACCGGCTTTGTCTGCGGCTCAACCTCCGTGGGCGTATCATTGTGGCGCCCGAAGGGCTAAATGGTACCGTTTCGGGACTAGTAGCGGATTGCGACGAATATATGCGCTTGGTGAAAGCCGATCTGCGGTTTGACGCTTTGGAGTTCAAGGTAGAGGAGGCAGAAGCCCATACATTCCAGAAGCTGCACGTGCGCGTGAAGCCGGAGATTGTGCACGTAGGATTGCCGCACATCAAGCCCTACGAGCGCACCGGCGTTCATCTCTCGCCCGAGGAATTTCGCGATATGAAAGACCAGGACGACGTGGTGATTTTGGACGTGCGCTCCGACTACGAGTACGAGCTAGGCCGTTTCAAAAACGCCGTGACGCTCGACATCGAAAACTTCCGCGAGTTTCCGGACCGGCTAGAGCGGCTAGAGCAGTACAAGGACAAGAAGATCCTGACGTACTGCACGGGCGGTATCAAGTGTGAAAAGGCGAGTGCCTATTTGCTGGAACAAGGCTTTGAAAACGTGTACCAGTTGCACGGCGGCATCATCAAATACGGTTTAGAAGCGGGCGGTGAGGACTTTGAAGGCAAGTGCTACGTCTTCGATGGGCGGGTAGCAGTGGATGTCAACCACGTCAACCCCACCATTATCAGCCAGTGCCACCATTGCCATACGCCGTCCGACCGGATGGTAAACTGCGCTAACCCGCACTGCAACGCCCATGTGCCCCTCTGCGAAGCCTGTGGTGCTCAGCTGCAAGGCGCTTGCTCGCCTGCCTGCCAAGAGCACCCCGACAAGCGGCCTTATGATGGTACGGGTACCTACCCCAAAATCAGCAACCACTATCGTCCCGAGCAAGGACTGATTTCCTACCGCGCACCCGCGCGGTAG
- a CDS encoding nucleoside phosphorylase, with protein MPIPESELIFNKDGSIYHLNLQPDHISDTIITVGDPERVPLVSEHFDSIETRMHKREFVTHVGYYKGKRLTVISTGMGTDNIDILLNELDALVNIDFVSREVRAHEEHIALRIIRVGTSGSLQADIPVGSHLVTEHAVGLDSLMQFYPLVETGLEIEVATGVQQALALDYRPYCVRGADLLREQIGAGMIVGNTLTCPGFYGPQGRVLRLDLRRPDLIEQFQNFRYQSAEGEFRLTNFEMETAGYYALGRLLGHEVVSLNAIVANRATGEFATNSDAVMHDLITKTLERV; from the coding sequence ATGCCCATTCCTGAATCCGAGCTGATTTTCAATAAAGACGGCAGCATCTACCATCTCAATCTGCAGCCCGACCACATTTCCGACACCATTATCACGGTTGGTGATCCGGAGCGGGTACCGTTGGTGAGTGAGCATTTCGACTCCATCGAAACCCGGATGCACAAGCGCGAATTCGTGACGCACGTTGGGTATTACAAGGGCAAGCGCCTTACCGTAATTAGCACGGGTATGGGCACCGACAACATTGATATTCTACTAAATGAATTAGATGCCTTGGTCAATATTGACTTTGTGAGTCGCGAAGTGCGGGCCCACGAAGAACATATTGCCTTGCGCATTATTCGGGTTGGAACAAGTGGCTCGTTGCAGGCCGACATTCCGGTCGGCTCCCATTTGGTTACGGAGCACGCCGTAGGGCTCGATTCCTTGATGCAGTTTTACCCCTTGGTAGAAACCGGGCTTGAGATAGAAGTTGCAACCGGTGTCCAACAAGCCCTGGCTCTCGATTACCGTCCTTACTGCGTCCGCGGCGCCGACTTGCTGCGCGAGCAGATAGGGGCAGGTATGATAGTAGGCAACACCCTTACTTGCCCTGGTTTCTACGGCCCCCAAGGCCGCGTATTGCGCCTCGACCTGCGCCGCCCCGACCTAATCGAGCAGTTCCAGAATTTTCGCTACCAAAGTGCAGAAGGCGAATTCCGCCTCACCAACTTCGAGATGGAAACTGCTGGCTATTATGCCCTAGGTCGCTTGCTTGGCCATGAAGTAGTGTCATTGAACGCCATTGTAGCTAATCGCGCCACCGGCGAGTTTGCCACGAATTCTGATGCTGTAATGCATGACTTGATTACCAAAACCCTTGAGCGGGTATAG